The sequence AAAATCGGTCTGCACTGCTGTCAGCGTATTGAATTCCGTGTTCAACATTCGGATGATTTCCGAAGACTCGTTGTTGACGATCTGCTGCGTATGTTTGTCCCATAATACCGGTACCGTCACATAACCACTGTATTGTGCATCAGACTTCAAATAGATCTCATAGAGATTTTTTGCCTGATAAAGGTGGTCTGGGGTGCATCCCTCGCAATCACCAAAGTGCCAGCTTCGCTCACCCATAAACGGGTCAACTACCGACACGCTGATGACCTCTTGTAATTTTTTCAAGGCGCGGTATATCAGGGTACGATGCGCCCACGGACAGGCCAGCGAAACGTAAAGATGATAACGCCCGGATTCCGGCGTGAATGGCGAACTTCCATCTGCGCGTATCCAGTGCCGAAACAGACTATCCATACGCAAAAATCTGCCGCGTGTTTTCTTTAAATCTTCGTCAACATCCTGCCAATTTCCGTCTATTAAAATTTGCCCTACTGCCATATCAAACTGTCTCTCGCTTTATTTGCATACCTGTAAAACCCTAACACAAATGCCCACGCTATGACGGTGATTTGTTGACACCTCGCAAAACGCACAGTATTTGCTATAGATCGCAAATTTTTCACTCAATCGAGCAAGACTTGACCCGATATAGTAACAGTCCCCCTCAAATTAGAGCTAATGTCATGGATTCGGAAAAAATTAGCGGTAGCGATCATGTTATTCGCTACAAATTTGCCAAAGAAAATGGACAATCCGTCAGCTATATAATCGAAATCGACGGCAATTCCCTGCTTCGAAAAGGGGTAAGTATCAACCCCGAACATGAGAGCTGGACCTCGCTCGAACATAATCAATGTCGCCATTGCCCGCTTACCACTGAAACACACCGACACTGTCCGGCGGCATTGACGCTCAGCGCCATCATCGACGACTGGGCAGATTCGAGACCTACCGATGAGGTTTATCTGGAGTGCCGCACGGCTCAGCGGAGAATTACCGCATATGCCAGTGTTCAGAATGGATTGGGCGCCCTCCTGGGCCTGCTATTGGCAACAAGTGAATGCCCACATTTTAATTTCTTCAAACCCATGGCCCGCTTTCATCTACCCCTTGCGACACCCGCAGAATCCTACTTTCGCGTATTGGGCACCTATTTCGTCCAGGAATTCTTCGCCAACAAGGGCGATATGTCCCATGTACTAGACGATATTACGAAGTTGTATAACGATCTTGAAAGGGTCAACCAATCACTTGCTAAACGCGTAATCAGCTATAAGAACCAATCAGCAACGCTGAGTGCTTTGGTGGTATTAGACCTGCTGGCCAAACTGTTTTCAGTGTCTCCAGAAGAGTCGCTGGAGGAGATTCAGCGACTCTTTCCCGCCAAAGGGCGTGACTCGCATTAGGCAACGTTGCGTTGCGGCTCAATATCAACGTGCTCATCCATAAATACCTGGACATAGAATAAAACCAGGTCACGTAGTTCATTTTCCACGGTTGCCCGCGACAGGCCATTTGGCAGGTGCAATTCCTCAACATTATTGTTGGTGCAGGAGAATTGCTCCTTAGGGTCGAGATACATAAACTCTGGGTCACCCTTACATCTAGGAGAAGCAAATATACTCAATCCCGCATATCGTCTTTCCTGACTGATATAGCGTGAAAAATAGCGACAAAATTTTTCGATATGCCATTTTCCATCAGCTCCCAGAAGATCATGCTGAATATGAAACATTAAAATCATGGTTACGCTCCCCGATAACGGCGTTTACTTTTCAACTGTCAGCTAGTTCATCGGATGCCTATGCGCTGACTCGAGT is a genomic window of Gammaproteobacteria bacterium containing:
- a CDS encoding glutathione S-transferase family protein; amino-acid sequence: MAVGQILIDGNWQDVDEDLKKTRGRFLRMDSLFRHWIRADGSSPFTPESGRYHLYVSLACPWAHRTLIYRALKKLQEVISVSVVDPFMGERSWHFGDCEGCTPDHLYQAKNLYEIYLKSDAQYSGYVTVPVLWDKHTQQIVNNESSEIIRMLNTEFNTLTAVQTDFYPPHLRDTIDTINSRVYNDVNNGVYKTGFARTQEAYEEAFDVLFSALDWLEEILSRQRYLCGEQLSEADIRLFPTLVRFDAVYVGHFKCNRKRLVDYPNLWNYTRDIYQIPEIGDTVNLQHIKEHYYRSHAQINPSLIVPKGPDIDFDAPHERNTFA